A single window of Sparus aurata chromosome 12, fSpaAur1.1, whole genome shotgun sequence DNA harbors:
- the zbtb7c gene encoding zinc finger and BTB domain-containing protein 7C produces MVHHREEDLIGIPFPNHSSDVLCSLNEQRRDGLLCDVILIVRDQEYRTHRSVLAACSQYFKKLFTVATTDGGEHHHAAAVYEIDFVAPDSLTAILEFAYTSTLTVTASNVKEILNAAQMLEIPCIINVCLEIMDSGGGGGGGGGRAEEGEEDEEEEEDAEEDEEEEEEEEDEEEDVGSRKDEQEEEEDNVSERSLQSLESRGVQTPPGTEDSPPPSTSTYHQQFDLSSQSHSPDTMRGKQESMESRALKDFSIESLLQEGLYPRMSSLDRRANFSPLLPGFYPSMWAAEFPAFPKQLLDPNHHQHPHAGASQQTRHPHAFPTSAVLEASRPLDLAVKREIIKEEMKEEVPLSLLQGNFLKDFVNSGLGSTINSGSGPSEGHALGQIKDEGDFRSYLSFLSSASHLGALFPPWQLEEERKMKPKASQQCPICNKVIQGAGKLPRHMRTHTGEKPYMCTICEVRFTRQDKLKIHMRKHTGERPYICLHCNSKFVHNYDLKNHLRIHTGVRPYQCEHCYKSFTRSDHLHRHIKRQSCRISRPRRGRKPAAWRSTPTSNFLCPPTAATNRFEENGLSSAYQGVKNHGLGEMLGLGNRGLGFKSGDGAGRDSREERRAEGKHVAEEEKAAAGRQRGVFAFALAGEEVLTHSPFYASTSDPWTMRLERAPPISEPAK; encoded by the exons ATGGTTCATCACAGAGAAGAGGATCTGATCGGGATCCCCTTCCCAAATCACAGCAGCGATGTCCTATGCAGTCTAAACGAGCAGCGCCGTGACGGGCTGCTCTGCGATGTCATTCTCATCGTCCGTGACCAGGAATACCGAACCCACCGCTCCGTTCTGGCCGCCTGTAGCCAGTACTTCAAAAAGCTCTTCACAGTTGCCACAACTGATGGCGGGGAACACCATCACGCAGCGGCTGTGTATGAAATTGACTTTGTGGCTCCGGATTCTCTCACAGCCATCCTGGAGTTCGCTTACACGTCCACTCTGACAGTGACGGCGTCCAACGTGAAAGAGATTCTGAACGCAGCTCAGATGCTGGAGATTCCCTGCATCATCAATGTTTGCCTGGAGATCATGGACAGTGGgggtggaggcggtggaggaggagggagagcagaggagggagaagaggacgaagaggaagaggaggatgcggaggaagacgaggaggaggaagaagaggaggaggacgaagaggaggatGTTGGGTCGAGGAAGGacgagcaagaggaggaggaggacaatgTCAGCGAGAGGTCGCTGCAGTCGTTGGAGAGCAGGGGCGTGCAGACGCCGCCGGGGACAGAGGACTCGCCGCCTCCCAGCACCTCCACGTACCACCAGCAGTTTGACCTGTCATCCCAGTCACATTCGCCAGACACCATGAGAGGAAAACAG GAGAGCATGGAGAGTCGGGCTTTGAAGGATTTCTCCATCGAGTCGCTCCTCCAGGAGGGGCTGTACCCTCGTATGTCATCACTGGACAGGAGGGCCAacttctcccctctcctcccaggCTTCTACCCCTCCATGTGGGCAGCTGAGTTCCCGGCCTTCCCCAAACAGCTCCTAGATCCAAACCACCACCAGCATCCCCACGCAGGAGCCTCACAACAAACCAGGCACCCACACGCCTTCCCCACCTCCGCAGTACTTGAGGCTTCCAGGCCCCTCGATCTAGCTGTGAAAAGAGAGATCAtaaaggaggagatgaaggaggaggtCCCGCTCAGTCTGCTCCAGGGCAACTTCCTGAAGGATTTTGTCAACTCAGGCCTGGGCAGCACTATAAATTCTGGGTCAGGGCCGTCAGAAGGTCACGCACTGGGTCAGATAAAGGATGAAGGCGACTTCCGATCGTACCTGAGCTTCCTGAGCTCCGCGTCCCATCTGGGGGCGCTGTTCCCTCCCtggcagctggaggaggagaggaagatgaaaccCAAAGCTTCGCAACAGTGTCCAATCTGCAACAAGGTCATCCAAGGAGCAGGGAAGCTGCCACGACACATGAGAACGCATACGGGAGAGAAACCATATATGTGCACTATCTGTGAAGTGCGATTCACAAG ACAAGATAAACTAAAGATCCACATGAGGAAGCACACAGGTGAGCGCCCTTACATCTGCCTCCACTGCAACTCCAAGTTCGTCCACAACTACGACCTGAAGAACCACCTGCGTATCCACACGGGCGTCCGTCCATACCAGTGCGAGCACTGCTACAAAAGTTTCACACGGTCCGACCACCTACATCGACACATCAAGAGGCAGAGCTGCCGCATCTCCCGCCCTCGGCGAGGACGAAAACCAGCTGCTTGGCGTTCCACACCCACCAGCAACTTCCTGTGCCCCCCCACTGCTGCCACCAACCGGTTTGAGGAGAATGGGTTAAGCTCCGCATACCAGGGAGTCAAGAATCATGGACTTGGGGAGATGCTCGGCCTCGGCAACAGAGGTTTGGGATTTAAGAGCGGGGATGGTGCGGGCAGGGATAGCAGGGAGGAACGGCGAGCAGAGGGGAAGCACGtcgcagaggaggagaaggcagcagcagggaggcagaggggagtGTTTGCCTTTGCCCTCGCTGGAGAAGAAGTACTTACCCACTCTCCATTTTATGCTTCAACCTCTGACCCCTGGACCATGAGACTGGAGCGTGCTCCACCCATCTCTGAGCCAGCCAAATGA